CGTAGCATCAACAAATAGTCTTCCTCCGGCTTTACACATAGGTGCACTAGTCGTTAACAGGAAAAAAGATAAACCTAATGGTTTCATCGCATCGGTCATCATTTGTTGGTGACCAACTGATATATACACGTGATTTTCCCCATCATTTACTTCTGGAATTGGATATAAAGTCGTAATCGGTCTGCTTTGGACTATATAAATTGTATCATCAACTAAGCACCATTCAATATCTTGCGGACAACCAAAATAAGCTTCGATTTGTCTTCCGATGCGTGCTAGTTGTAAAATCTGTTGTTCAGTAAGTGTTTGAAATTTTTGCTGATTAGGAGCAATTTTCTTTCTCTCTGTTCCGCCTTCTTTTCGTCCATAGATGGCTAATTTTTTCGTTGCGATGACCTTTTCGACGATTTCGTCTTCTTTTACCTTATAATTATCGGCAGAAACCAATCCAGATACTAGCGCCTCGCCAAGTCCAAAGCTGGCATCGATTGACAACACCTTCCTATTCGAAGTAATCGGATCCGCAGTAAATAAAATCCCTGAAGCCTCAGGGAAAACCATTTTTTGAATGACAACACATATAGAAACTTGATTATGATCAAAACCGTTTTGCATTCGGTATATAACCGCCCGATCTGTAAACAAAGAAGCCCAGCATTTTTTAATATGCTGCAAAATGTTTTCTTTTCCAATAACATTTAAATACGTATCTTGTTGACCAGCAAACGAGGCATACGGTAAATCTTCAGCAGTAGCACTCGAACGCACTGCATATGCATGTTCATCGCCAAAGTGCGAGAGATAATGAGCTACTGATTCCACTACATCAACTGGAATTTCCACCGCCATAATGACTTCTCTAATCTGCTTACTAATTTCACCAATTCGATCTCGTTCCTCAATTTTTAGCATTGCTAATTGATTCAATAAAGTTTGAAACGCTCCATTTTTTCCGATGGCCTGTTCATACCCTACCGTTGTAACACAAAACCCTTCTGGCACTTGTATCCCTTGAATATTGGATAACTCCCCTAAATTCAATCCTTTTCCACCAACGAGAAAAAGCTGCGTTTTTTCTATTTCCTGAAAATCGAGAACGAAAGAACTCATTTGGCACCTCTCCTTACTATTCATGTGTTCTTGATTGTAACAGTAGTAAATGAGAAGAAACAGTCTATTTCGAACGTAAATTACATGATATAATTAAGTTAGGAAGAGATCATCACTTCTATTTCCCCTCTAATTCACTTCAATTACATCACCAAACTTAAACATTCTTTTATTATGAAAAGCAATCATTAGACATAATGGATTTCTATCGACATTTGTTATGTGTTTTTTATATAAATATATATTGTAATATCTTTATAAATCTTTTATTAAGCCATAAATTCGCCTCAAAAAATAGTAGAATCTGTGACTTTAAAAGCAATATTTTTTGTTTGCACTTTATATAAATTGATATGAATCCCTCTTAATTCTAGGACTAAATTATTGTTTTTTAATCCCGCATTAATTCTTTTCTCAAATTCGCCAAAATGAATTTTCAAGATTAGGGAACTATAATGTCGTATTAAAATATATTAAGGGGGAGAAAAATTGGACAATGAAATGAATTATGGAAGTGATTACAAGTTTATTCCAGCAACTTCAATTGAAAGTGGTCACGGCATCGAAGTATTACGTGATTTATTTTGTTACACGATTCAAATCGTCAATATATGCTTTGTTGGAAATCCTGAGACCAATGATTTTGTTTTAGTTGATGCTGGAATGCCTAAATGTGCAAATGAAATTATCTCTATCGCTAAAGATCGATTTGGTACCAATAGTCGCCCAAAAGCAATTATTTTAACTCACGGCCATTTTGATCATGTTGGGGGAATAATTGAACTCATCAAGCATTGGGATGTTCACGTCTATGCACATCAAATGGAGATACCGTTCCTGACTGGACAACAAAGCTATCCAGAACCAGACCCTACAGTTGAAGGTGGTATGGTAGCGAAAATGTCTCCTCTGTTCCCAAACGAACCAATTGACTTAGGAAATAACGTAAAAGCGCTACCTACCGATGGAACTGTTCCCCATATGCCAGAGTTTAGATGGATTCATACACCAGGACATACTCCAGGGCATATTTCATTATTCCGAGAAAAAGACCGAACTTTAATCGCTGGGGACGCTTTTGTTACAGTGAAACAGGAGTATCTATATAAAGTAATAACCCAAGAACAGGAAATAAGCGGTCCGCCTCGTTATTTAACAACAGACTGGAAAGCCGCTAAAGAGTCAGTTCTTAAGCTAGAAAAGTTAAAGCCTCTAACCGCCGTTACTGGACACGGGATACCGATGTCGGGTGAATTGCTATCAACAAGCCTCAAAACACTCGTTCAAGAATTTGATAAAATTGCTGTACCTGATTACGGAAAATATATAGATAAAAAGATGCATTAAACGCGAAAATACTTTGTTTATTTTTATATTAACGAATCAGAATATGATACAAAATCAAAACACCAAAAATATTAAGTTTAATATGAAAAAAACTGTACTTAGGCAACCTCTCTATTATAAGAATGGAACTACCCTTTATGAATAAAGCTCGATATTCCGCAAATACTATCCATAGTATAAGCCTGCCTCTTACCCAGGTTGTACTTCTTACCATTAAAGGGTGATTAAAACGGGTTACGCTATATAAAAGCATAATCCGTTTTTAATGAAATATTTTATTCCATATACGTTTAAACAATGGAGGAAAATGATGAAACATATTGTTGCTTTATTAATTAAGTACACAGCGATAACTGCAGTATTGCTAATCATTCTCAGTATCTTTCAAGGCATTTCAATTCCTAGAGTATTACTAATTTCTCTTTTTCTTACGGGAGCTGCCTATTTAATCGGAGACCTCTTCATTTTACCTAAATACGGAAATATGATTGCTACAATGGCAGATTTCGGCTTAAGCTTTTTCGGAACTTGGTTACTAACATCCTTGTTTACTAATTTAGATGCTACTCGTAATATTGGATTTTCTTCATTTTTAGCTGCTTTAATTATTGGCGGAATAGAAGTTTTCTTCCACATTTATATGCAGAAGTTAGTACTGCGTAATGACAATGAATTAAGAGAACATAATCATATTCCCCATGATAAATACGCTATGGAGATATCAGATGAATATATGGATTCTTCCACAATAAATAAGTCCAAGCTTGAGGATACACCTAAAAAATAAAAAAGTGGCCAACGCCACTTTTTTATTTTTGTTTATTACGCTTGGTCAGAATTTCTTACATGTAATGGAGGTGGAACTACCCATCCCTTTTTCTTACTTAAACGTAGCAGAGTTACACCTGCCTGCGCTTTTTTCATATGAAATTGTCCGAATAGCATACCTACATCTTCTCGAAGGCATTTTCCCATTACTTGACTACATGTCACAAGTCCAGCTGCTAATCCTGTAGAAACAGCTGCAGCAATTTCAACATCATTAATACGTGCTCCAGGAGGAATGTCTTCGATAGATGCAACTGGTCGTTCTGGAGGAGCAGGCGGTAAAGCGACCCCATTAATCTTTAAAAGAGCTTTTAATTCTTCTATTTCCGAATTCATATCATTTTCAATTAAGCCTTCTAAAAACTTCTTCAAATCTTCATCACCTGTGTGATTCATAAACACTTGATGGCTTGCAATTGCACCCTGTGCAGCAAGAAGATAACTCCAAATGTCAAATACTTCTCCGTAATGTAAAGGTTCATTTTGAGGATTTCCACTTAATATACCCATTTTTAAATTCCTACCTTTCGAAAATATCATAATAAATATTGATTTCAATATTGAAATCAAATTTTTAAGTATGCTTTTTCCTGCAAAAGATTTTCTACTATGCATGGAAAACACCTTTCCAACACTGCGTGTTTATTGTTTAGGAAAGTAGTTTACAAATTAAATACTCAAAGATTATGAAAGAAGATTATCAATAATCTTTGAGTGAGAATCTGTTTAATATAAGGTTTTTTATTTTTATGAATACACAAAAGAAATTGATTTACATATTTGCTATATTTTAAGCCAATTTACTTAGCGGTTAGCTCTACCACCAAGTTGTTGTTCTGCCATTGCTACTAAACGTTTTGTAATTTCACCACCAACAGATCCGTTTGAACGAGCTGTTGTATCTGCACCAAGTTGTACACCAAACTCTTGTGCAATTTCATATTTCATTTGATCAAGAGCTTGTTCAGCGCCTCGAACTAATACTTCATTACGACTTCCACTATTATTTTTTCCCATATTGTTTCACCTCCGATGTTTTTAATATGCTACAAATTATGAAATAATAATTATCCTTTTTATGGAAATTAGATTATGAATAAAAATTGATTTTTTTCTTAAAGTAGGGCAAAACATATAAGAAAGAATAACTGATATAACATACTTTCATAACAACACTATGTATACTTTCTAATTCCCTTCAGTAAACAAAAGAAAGATTTCTATTTCACCAAGAGATTAAATAAAATTATGTTTTGAGACATAATCCAAAAGGAGATATGAGATGAAAGCTGTAACCTATCAAGGACCAAACCAAGTACAGGTTAAACAAGTGGATGATGCAAAATTAGAGAAAAAAGATGATATTATTGTAAAAATTACTTCAACCGCTATTTGCGGTTCTGATTTACATCTATATCAAGGCAACATGCCCTTACCTCAAGGATACATTATCGGCCATGAACCAATGGGAATCGTTGAAGAAGTCGGGCCAGATGTCACTAAAGTGAAAAAAGGCGATCGTGTTGTCATCCCCTTCAACGTTTCTTGTGGACATTGTTTCTATTGCCAACATGAAATGGAAAGTCAATGTGATAACTCAAACCCTCATTACGATTCTGGTGGATACTTTGGTTATACAGAGAAATTTGGTAATCATCCAGGCGGACAAGCAGAATATTTAAAAGTTCCATTTGGTAATTTTACTCCATTTGTTATACCGGAATCATGCGAACTTGAAGATGAATCCCTACTATTTCTATCAGATGTTTTACCAACAGCCTATTGGAGTGTAATAAACGCAGGCGTTAGGCCAGGTGATACTGTTATCGTCCTTGGTTGTGGACCTGTTGGATTAATGACACAAAAATTCGCTTGGATGCAAGGTGCTAAACGTGTAATTGCAGTGGATTACTTAGATTATCGGATGAATTATGCAAAAAAGATTAACAATGTTGAGGTATTTGAGTTTACAAAATTCCCCGATATGGGAGAACATTTAAAGGAAATTACACATGGCGGTGCTGATGTAGTTATTGATTGTGTGGGGATGGATGGAAAAAAATCGCCTCTAGAATTTCTGGAACAAAAATTAAAATTACAAGGTGGAACTCTCGGTCCTATTCAAATCGCTACGAAAGCCGTAAGAAAATATGGAACGGTTCAAATGACCGGCGTTTATGGTGGCAATTATAACGCCTTTCCACTCGGTGCATTTTGGGTTAGAAATATTAATCTTAAAATGGGACAAGCACCTGTCATTCATTTTATGCCGGAACTATTTGAAAAAATAACAAATAAAGAATTTGATCCAAAAGAGATTATTACACACAAAATTCCCCTTGAAGAAGCGAGTTATGGTTATCAGATTTTTAATAATCGTGAAGACGACTGTATAAAAGTCATTCTGAAGCCTTAAAGCTACAATTCATTATTCTTAATGAAAAGATAAGATTACATTTCGTAATCTTATCTTTTTTTATTAAATGCTAAGTATCTATCCCCTATTTTCATCTCACATCTAAAATAGTTATTTTCAAAAACTTTGCATTTTGAGGTAATAAATAATTGGTAAAAACATGAATTAAAGTATTAAGTAACCAAATAGCGGACACGATAACAATGTTAACTAACTTAAAAGTGATGTTGATTATATTGCTGCTCCTCTTAATTTTGTTTCTATGAACTATTAAACGCCACTGTTACTTACTTATAATCTCCCTACCTCTATTCACATATAAAATCCCTATATTGTAAACAAAGAGGAGGGACTTGTCCCCCCTCTTCTTTTAATTTTTCTTTAAAAGAGTTGCTCCTGCAATCCCTGGGTGTGTCATTTCGAATGGATCTAGAATTAACTCTAAGTCCTCTTGTGACAATACACCATTTTTCACACAAAGTTCTCGAACAGATTGCCCTGTCGCGATTGCTTCTTTCGCAACGCGAGCTGCTGCTTCATAACCGATATGAGGGTTCACGGCTGTAATAATTCCTACACTTTTCTCAACATACTCTTTTAAGCGATCTTCATTCGCTTCAATTCCTTTTAAGCAATTATCTGTAAAGGCACGGAAACCGTTATTCATAATGCTAATCGATTGCAGTAAGTTGAAAACAAGTACTGGTTCCATCACGTTTAATTCTAATTGTCCTGCTTCTGAAGCAAGGCAAATTGTATGATCATTACCTATTACTTGGAACGCAATTTGATTAATAACTTCTGGCATAACAGGATTTACTTTCCCTGGCATAATAGATGAACCTGGTTGACGAGCTGGTAACATAATTTCTGCTAAACCAACACGTGGACCTGATGCCATTAAGCGAAGGTCATTCGCAATTTTAGACATATTCATCATACATACTTTCAGTGCTGCAGATACTTCAGTATAAGCATCCGTATTTTGCGTGGCATCTACTAAGTCTTCTGCACCAACTAGTGGTAGTTCACTAATTGCAGCTAAATGTTTTACAACTGCTTCAATATATTCTGGGTCTGCATTTAAGCCTGTACCAACTGCAGTTGCTCCCATGTTCACTTCATATAAGTGTTGACGTGATTGCTGAATTCGTTTCATATCACGTTCAAGTACGCGAGAGTATGCTTTAAATTCTTGTCCAAGACGGATTGGCACAGCATCTTGTAAATGTGTACGACCCATTTTAATAACATGATCAAACTGTTCTGCTTTTAATTCAAATACATCATGCATATAACCCATCGTTTGTAATAAGCCTTCTAATGCATTTAATGTTGCGATATGAATCGCCGTTGGGAATGCATCGTTTGTTGATTGCGCCATGTTTACATGACTATTTGGACTAATATAATGATAGTCTCCCTTTTCCATCCCTAATAATTCAAGAGCACGATTGGCAATGACTTCATTTGCATTCATGTTCATTGAAGTACCCGCTCCGCCTTGGATTGGATCTACGATGAAATGATCATGCCATTTTCCATCAAGAATTTCTTGAGCAGCCTCTGCGATCGCACCGCCCTTGTTCAATTCCAATCTTCCTACATCTGTATTCGCAAGCGCTGCTGCTTTTTTTACAATTGCGAACGCTCTAATTAAACTTTCATGAATTTTATACCCTGTAATCGGGAAATTTTCAACAGCGCGTAAAGTCTGAATTCCGTAATATGCCTCAATAGGTAATTCCTTTCCTCCCAAAAAATCATTCTCCACTCGCACGTTCTTGTTTGTCATTGCCATTTTAATTTCTCCCCCATATTAAATGTAAAACCTAAATAAATCATATGAAGTCATTACCAATCCTTATCAGATTTTATTGTTAAATCGTAGGCTAAAGGCTCTTCAATAATTTTTTTAATCTCTTCTAATTTATTAGTTTTCCCAAGCGCCCACATCAATTTTGCTATGATGGCTTCCGTATTCATATCTCCAGACAATATTACTTGATGTTGTGCCACTTTCCGTCCTACTTCATAGAGAAGTATGTCTTCTCCTTCTTCCAGGCATTGAGTAGTAATCACTACAGCAATCCCCATTTCAGTCAACTCTTGAATTTTCGAAAGCAAGTTCCTTCCTTCAAAAAGTAATCCACCGTTTCCAAAACTTTCAATAATAATTCCTTTATACAAATCTTTTAAACAATCAAATATCTCTGGTTTTGTACCTGGATACAATTTCATAAGAAAAACATCCGTACATAAATTAGTATTTATTGAAAGTTCATTATGGGAAGACGTTGGCTTCCAATGATATTTCACTTCATCTTCATTTACCTCAGCAACATATGGATAATTCACACTTTCAAATGCATCATAACTTTTTGTTCGCATTTTAACTGCTCTCGTCCCAATAATCACCCTACTATCAAAAACAATAAACACACCGCCTACATCCTCACAGGCAAACCTAAGAGCATCAGCTACATTTTTTTTTGCGTCTGTCTTTTTAAAACTAATAGGTACTTGTGAACCTGTTAAAACAACTGGTTTTCTTAAACCTTGCAGCATATAAGATAACGCAGAAGATGTATAAGCTAACGTATCCGTTCCATGTGTAATCACAAACCCGTCATAGTCATCATAGTGATTAAAAACAGCATTAGCTATTTCTTTCCAGTGCTCAGGTTGCATATTGGTACTATCAATATTCATTAAGATTTTGCAATCTATTTCTAAGTTTCGAGAAGACTTCGAAAAATAATTCAATAATTCCTCAGCGGACAATCCTGGAACAAGCCCCTCATTCCCCTCCACAGATGCAATTGTCCCACCAGTTGCAAGTAATAAAATTTTCTTCATACACAACCCCTCCATAAAATAAACAACGATATATCGTTCGCGTAATGCGTATTTATATTTATCATTATAGAACTTAATTTGAATTAATCAAGATTTTGTATTCAATACGCGTACTTTTTTTCTATTCTTGATTCTTTTTCTATGTTATAATTAATTTAATAAAATTAGATGGGGTATGAGACGAATGCTGGAACGTTTATCTAAATTAAGAAAAAATCAAAAATGGTCCTTACAAGAGACAGCAGATCGACTTGGGATTGCGAAAAGCACCTATGCCGGGTATGAAAATGGTTATAGATTACCTTCATTACAATCTTTATCAAAAATAGCCGATTTATTTGATACATCTGTAGATTATATATTAGGCCGAATTGAACATTCACATCAAAACAAAGATGTAATTGATATTACAAGACTCCTAAACGATCCAGATCCAACACTTTTAATAGATGGAGAAGCACTGTCAACAGAAGAGATAATAGATTTTATTGCTTTTGTGAGAAGTAAACGAGAACTAAGTTCCAAGAGAATAGAAAATATTGAACCAACATGTAAAAGTTGATTCAATAAAAAACGAAGACACTGTACTCTTTAAACTTAGAAATACTTAGACAATTAATTTGCAAACGGTTTATATAATGAATTCTTAGCAGCTAGCCTCATTCGGGGACTTATACTTGGAAACAATCCCATTGGTGATATGATTCAATTATTTTTCATCATTGTATAGTGGTAGCAGCTATTTTCGGAGGTTTCACATCCAATAAATCAATTATCATGAAACAAGGATTTCTCGCTATTTTAGCGTTGCTTGCCCTTTTATCTGTCATATAGAACTAAAACTTTTCAATAAAGGAACTCACTTTTGAAGAATACGCCATTCTTTCTGTAGATTTATAAGAAAGAATGGCGTTTTTGTATGTCTATTTCTGTATCGAAAGAATTTGAAAGTATAACAGAATTTAAACAAGAATTAGCAAAGTATATAAAGTACTATAATCATGAAAGAATCAAGGAAAAATAAAAGGAAATGAATCCAGTATTGTACTAGGCTCATTCCCTAGAGGCTACTTAATAAACCGACCTTTCTAACTTTCGGGGGCACAGTCTAATTGAAGTGCTACAAGCAACGAATTTACTACTTTAAAGTTAAGTGTTTAACCTTGAAGTACTGAAATTCTTTTTTCCAGACAAAGCATACATTATATCTTGATGCTTTATTGTCCTCTTATAATTATGTGGTATCGGGAATTTGTTTCGTTGTTCTTTTATTATAATTATGATTACTATAAGTGATAAAGCTACAGGTATAAAAACGATTAACAAAGCATCTTACTATTTATGAAATTCTTTGTTAATCGTTTCTCTTCTCCCTAATCTCCTGCGAGACTATATTTTTTTATTAAAATTTTCCATATCTTATTTGATTTATTCTGTAACACCAGATTGGGTTACTTTTACATCAGCTGTTACACGAAAACGTAAATGTTTATAGGATTCTTCCCATTCTTGACTGTTCCATTTTCTTACGTGAGTTCTACCAAGCTTTCTAAGTCCTATAGGATCTGTGTCTTTTTTAATAAATCTCTTTATCAATGTAGTTGCTTTTTTTTCTATTTCTTTTTCCATAATTTTTTCTAATTTTTTTATTTCTTTAGGATTATCTAGATTTTTTGTTTTTGTAAATTCTTGAATTTCAGCTTTAACTTGAATATGAGCATTTACGAATGGATGCTTACTATTCCCCTCCATCTTATATTTTGTTCTAGCTTTTATATTCTCTATCGTGGCGTAAGTATTTGAGGAACCAGGTAGTTTGAATTGGTATGTACCTTGTTTAAAATTATCTGTCAACAATTTAAATACAAATAAATCTTTAGGATTCACTTTATCAACCATTTTACATCTTTTAAAAAGTGCTATTCCATCTAACTCCAACACATTACCTTTTTTAGATATTATCGGTAAATATGAATCTCTCGCATCATCATTAAGTTGGTTTAAAAACATAAAAAAATTTGTTTTTGGCTGCGTTCCATTATCCATATTTTGCTCCAGTAAAGATGATAGATAGGAAGCAATTTCTTTTTCTTCAGAATAATTCCCCTTTAATAGTGATTCCCCTTTTACATTTGTAATTGCTAAATAAATTGCATTTCCTACACTAGGATTTCGGTTCAAAGTCTCTAAAATTTCCTGCATTCCCTTATCAATTATTTTTTCATTAAATATAATAACACGCAATTGCCCCAACTCTAGAGGTCCAGAAGACTTTTCGGATGCTCTTGCAAGAACTTCTCTACCAGTCTGGCCTGATGCTGAATAGATTTTCGTTTCACCTTCCCCGCCTCCTTTATAAGCTGAAATCGCAAAGGTTCCTTTTAGCTTACCTTTTGCTTCGGTATCATATGCCGCAACTTGAACTAAGTCAATGTCATCCACAATTTTCGTTTTAGCACAACCTATTAAGAAGACACTTACTATAAGCAAAAGTATCCATCGTTTCATGTTTATCTCCTTAACTTTATTTTGGCGGTTTGAATTAGCCATAATATAGGTAGGTATACATATATATATACAAAGCCAATTTGACCTGTCCAAGTATTTAATAAGTTAATTTTATTACGGTTATTCAAGAAAAATGATAAAACAAAGATGAACAGGATGATAACTGGCAAAACATATTTTTGCTTTATTCCCAGTGCCTCTTTTATACCACGACTTACTCCCCATAATGTAAAGGAAACGTTAGGTAATATAAAAAAAGCCCAAACAGAAACAATAATGTATTCAAACCGCTCTATAAAGGGAAATTGTATAATTTTAATCATGCTTAAATATGCCCATATCGCGCTCGCTAGTTGTTTTTCACTAAAAAACGCAAGAGTTAAAATCATAAGGTATGTGTAGACAATAGTCGTTACTAAATTTGCATAGTGCGCATATTTTTGAGAGGTTCTTGCCTTTTTAATAAATGGGTAGTACAACAATAACATTTCAAATCCAAAAAAACTAAACATATTTCCTTTCATTCCTTTCATGATTTCTAGGAATGAATGCTGTGCAATTGGAAATAAATTCTGAAAATCTGCATACTGCAAAGGATAAAAAAATGTGAAGATTAGAATGCTTGGGATAACGATTCCAAAGAAGCCGATTCCAGCAACTACACGAAATCCTCCAGTCACAATGTAATAACATAGACCCAAAAAAGCCCCTGCTATAATCCAAGATGAAATGGAAGGAAACATCCAAACATGTACTACTTCGATATAGGTATGTAGTGTTGTTGCACCTAACAATACAATATAAGATAAAAAAATGAAGTTGAACAATCCACCAATCCATTTTCCAAGTACATCTTGATTGATTGCAATGATATCTCCATTACCCTGATTTAAAATCTGATATATGATCCAAATCATAAGATTAACAGATATTCCAAAAAGCAGCGTGCTAATCCACGCATCATTTCCAACTAATTTTGCACTAATCCTTTCAAAACCAAGCATACCAACCCCCATCTGTATAGTAATAATTAAAAAAAACACCATATATGGAGAGACTTGATACTCAATTGGGATCTGTTTCATAATGCTCCTCCCTGTTAATTTCAATCATCAAAATCATTTCGTGATTTAATTTTATTTTTCTCTACCTCTTCTGGATTAAAACGAAAACGCTGTTTAGATCTTGAAAAAATAGGACGTCGAAACATCGCTGAGATCGGCAAACGGATAATGCTGTCTTTCCAATCTGTAGGGCGTGTAGGATAAAAAGGAAACAAATAAGGACGTCTTAATGATTCTGTACGTAATAAACGTGCTAAAAGCAAAGAGCTTGTTAAAACAATTCCTAATAAACCCAACAGGTGTGCAGATATTATAAAAGGAAAACGAATTACTCGAATTGTATTACCAATTCGATATATTGGTGCTGTAAATGAGCTAAGAGCTGAAAGTGCAACAATAATAATAAGTACATTACTTGTAAGACTTGCCTCTACAGATGCCTGTCCAATTACAATACCACCTACTATACCGACAGTTAGACCCACTTTAGTTGGTAAACGTGCCCCCGCTTCTCTCAGTAATTCAATCGTTATTTCTAAAAAAAGCGCTTCAATTAATGGAGGAAAAGGTACTTTACTTCTCGATATGATTAACGTTTCAAGAAGTTCTTTTGGAATAAGCTCGTAATGATATGTTAAGATTGCAACATATAATGGAGTCGTTAAGACAGAAAACATAAAAGCAAAAAGCCTTAATAGACGAAAAAAAGAGGCAATAATCCAAGGCATGGTGTAATCTTCTGTGGTAGAAAAAAAGTCAATTAATGTTGTTGGAAGAGTGATCGCATAAGGTGAGCCATCTACAAAAAGTGCAATTTTCCCTTCTGCCAATACAGCTGCTACACGGTCTGGTCGTTCTGTATTCAAAAATTGAGGAAATATAGAATTCGGGTTGTCTGCAATTAACTGCATCAAATACGTGCTATCCAAAACGTGGTCTGTTTTTATTAGACTCACCCTTTTTATAATTTCTTGTAGATTTTGATTATTTACAATTCCCTCAATATATACAATCGCAACGGTTGTGTTAGATAGAGAGCCTACTTTCAATTCCTTCATTTGTAAATAAGGTGTTGGAAGCTTTCTACGTACTAAATTTAAGTTTACATCTAAATCTTCAACAAACGCGATTTGTGGACCC
This DNA window, taken from Bacillus cereus ATCC 14579, encodes the following:
- a CDS encoding MBL fold metallo-hydrolase, producing MDNEMNYGSDYKFIPATSIESGHGIEVLRDLFCYTIQIVNICFVGNPETNDFVLVDAGMPKCANEIISIAKDRFGTNSRPKAIILTHGHFDHVGGIIELIKHWDVHVYAHQMEIPFLTGQQSYPEPDPTVEGGMVAKMSPLFPNEPIDLGNNVKALPTDGTVPHMPEFRWIHTPGHTPGHISLFREKDRTLIAGDAFVTVKQEYLYKVITQEQEISGPPRYLTTDWKAAKESVLKLEKLKPLTAVTGHGIPMSGELLSTSLKTLVQEFDKIAVPDYGKYIDKKMH
- a CDS encoding YndM family protein, producing the protein MKHIVALLIKYTAITAVLLIILSIFQGISIPRVLLISLFLTGAAYLIGDLFILPKYGNMIATMADFGLSFFGTWLLTSLFTNLDATRNIGFSSFLAALIIGGIEVFFHIYMQKLVLRNDNELREHNHIPHDKYAMEISDEYMDSSTINKSKLEDTPKK
- a CDS encoding DUF3231 family protein, with amino-acid sequence MGILSGNPQNEPLHYGEVFDIWSYLLAAQGAIASHQVFMNHTGDEDLKKFLEGLIENDMNSEIEELKALLKINGVALPPAPPERPVASIEDIPPGARINDVEIAAAVSTGLAAGLVTCSQVMGKCLREDVGMLFGQFHMKKAQAGVTLLRLSKKKGWVVPPPLHVRNSDQA
- the sasP gene encoding small acid-soluble spore protein, SasP family codes for the protein MGKNNSGSRNEVLVRGAEQALDQMKYEIAQEFGVQLGADTTARSNGSVGGEITKRLVAMAEQQLGGRANR
- a CDS encoding zinc-dependent alcohol dehydrogenase, producing MKAVTYQGPNQVQVKQVDDAKLEKKDDIIVKITSTAICGSDLHLYQGNMPLPQGYIIGHEPMGIVEEVGPDVTKVKKGDRVVIPFNVSCGHCFYCQHEMESQCDNSNPHYDSGGYFGYTEKFGNHPGGQAEYLKVPFGNFTPFVIPESCELEDESLLFLSDVLPTAYWSVINAGVRPGDTVIVLGCGPVGLMTQKFAWMQGAKRVIAVDYLDYRMNYAKKINNVEVFEFTKFPDMGEHLKEITHGGADVVIDCVGMDGKKSPLEFLEQKLKLQGGTLGPIQIATKAVRKYGTVQMTGVYGGNYNAFPLGAFWVRNINLKMGQAPVIHFMPELFEKITNKEFDPKEIITHKIPLEEASYGYQIFNNREDDCIKVILKP
- the aspA gene encoding aspartate ammonia-lyase; this encodes MAMTNKNVRVENDFLGGKELPIEAYYGIQTLRAVENFPITGYKIHESLIRAFAIVKKAAALANTDVGRLELNKGGAIAEAAQEILDGKWHDHFIVDPIQGGAGTSMNMNANEVIANRALELLGMEKGDYHYISPNSHVNMAQSTNDAFPTAIHIATLNALEGLLQTMGYMHDVFELKAEQFDHVIKMGRTHLQDAVPIRLGQEFKAYSRVLERDMKRIQQSRQHLYEVNMGATAVGTGLNADPEYIEAVVKHLAAISELPLVGAEDLVDATQNTDAYTEVSAALKVCMMNMSKIANDLRLMASGPRVGLAEIMLPARQPGSSIMPGKVNPVMPEVINQIAFQVIGNDHTICLASEAGQLELNVMEPVLVFNLLQSISIMNNGFRAFTDNCLKGIEANEDRLKEYVEKSVGIITAVNPHIGYEAAARVAKEAIATGQSVRELCVKNGVLSQEDLELILDPFEMTHPGIAGATLLKKN
- the ansA gene encoding asparaginase, translated to MKKILLLATGGTIASVEGNEGLVPGLSAEELLNYFSKSSRNLEIDCKILMNIDSTNMQPEHWKEIANAVFNHYDDYDGFVITHGTDTLAYTSSALSYMLQGLRKPVVLTGSQVPISFKKTDAKKNVADALRFACEDVGGVFIVFDSRVIIGTRAVKMRTKSYDAFESVNYPYVAEVNEDEVKYHWKPTSSHNELSINTNLCTDVFLMKLYPGTKPEIFDCLKDLYKGIIIESFGNGGLLFEGRNLLSKIQELTEMGIAVVITTQCLEEGEDILLYEVGRKVAQHQVILSGDMNTEAIIAKLMWALGKTNKLEEIKKIIEEPLAYDLTIKSDKDW
- the ansR gene encoding HTH-type transcriptional regulator AnsR encodes the protein MLERLSKLRKNQKWSLQETADRLGIAKSTYAGYENGYRLPSLQSLSKIADLFDTSVDYILGRIEHSHQNKDVIDITRLLNDPDPTLLIDGEALSTEEIIDFIAFVRSKRELSSKRIENIEPTCKS